One uncultured Tolumonas sp. DNA segment encodes these proteins:
- the cas5c gene encoding type I-C CRISPR-associated protein Cas5c, whose amino-acid sequence MPVNFCLEVSGDYACFTRPEMKVERVSYDVITPSAARAIFEAIFWKPAIRWQITRIDVLKPISWVSVRRNELSKVATTPTSKQIKGLDSSALGINIENERQQRAGLFLKDVRYRLFADLIFDEKKDPHSDYGKYAAMFERRAAKGQCFNQPYLGNREFSCAFRLISNGVLESEPSSIPEDRSLGWMLYDLDYSDCQNPTPKFFNATMQRGVVHVPAWNSEEVRG is encoded by the coding sequence ATGCCTGTTAACTTCTGTTTGGAGGTCAGTGGCGATTATGCCTGTTTCACCAGACCGGAAATGAAGGTAGAGCGTGTTAGTTATGATGTTATTACGCCTTCGGCGGCTCGAGCCATATTTGAAGCCATTTTTTGGAAACCTGCTATCCGGTGGCAAATCACACGTATTGACGTGTTAAAACCGATATCGTGGGTTTCGGTTCGACGTAATGAATTATCTAAAGTAGCGACAACTCCTACTTCAAAGCAGATAAAAGGGCTGGACTCATCTGCTCTTGGGATAAATATAGAAAATGAAAGACAGCAACGAGCTGGGTTGTTCTTAAAGGATGTCAGATATCGTTTGTTTGCTGATCTTATCTTTGATGAGAAGAAAGATCCGCATTCTGATTATGGCAAATACGCCGCAATGTTTGAGCGTCGGGCAGCTAAGGGGCAATGTTTCAATCAGCCATACTTAGGTAATCGAGAGTTTTCATGCGCTTTCCGATTGATCTCAAATGGGGTGCTTGAATCGGAACCATCCTCTATCCCTGAAGATCGCTCCCTTGGCTGGATGTTGTATGACCTCGATTATTCTGATTGCCAAAACCCCACACCTAAATTTTTCAATGCAACAATGCAACGTGGTGTTGTTCATGTGCCTGCATGGAATAGTGAGGAGGTCAGGGGATGA
- the cas8c gene encoding type I-C CRISPR-associated protein Cas8c/Csd1, with protein MILQALNQYYERKAADPETGIAPEGFEHKEIPFVIVIDSDGHLVNIEDTRQTINKKLRAKSYLVPQGEKRSSGVKPYLLWDNMEYVLGVVGKGKADRVVLQHQAFIERIKNLNISDDPGVNAVLKFMEKETANALAASSYAEEIRASCPFMSFRLNTDVDLVCQRQTVISRIKSENSDGAGRSGFCLITGDTGELAVLQPSIKGVRGTNTTGGNIVSFNLASFNSFGKEQGQNAPMGKMGSFAYTTALNHLLGKDSQQKLQIGDATTIFWSDKDSHIENDFAAWFDEPEKNNPDQHIEKVRSLLLAVDKGHLPPEDKQTRFFVLGLSPNSARISIRFWHVGTVAEFSIRIAGHFHDLSIVHKPSEKEYLSMWSLLRSIAALGKTENIPPNLAGEWMSTILSGSPYPHSLLQAAIRRIQAERHVSYERAAIIKACLNRKARFQSNPDKEIAVSLDKENTNPGYRIGRLFAILEKIQEESSPGINATIRDRYYAAASGTPASVFPILMRMKNHHLGKLEKGREIFFERLLGEVMSGLSANGFPPQLSLDDQGRFAIGYYQQRQAFFTKNDTNHSLNSEQGA; from the coding sequence ATGATCTTACAGGCACTGAATCAATATTATGAACGCAAGGCGGCAGATCCAGAGACTGGCATTGCACCTGAAGGCTTCGAACACAAAGAAATTCCCTTTGTTATAGTCATCGACTCCGATGGGCATCTTGTAAATATTGAGGATACGCGGCAAACCATCAATAAGAAATTAAGGGCGAAATCTTATTTGGTTCCTCAAGGTGAGAAACGCTCGTCAGGTGTTAAACCGTATTTACTCTGGGACAATATGGAATATGTCCTCGGAGTTGTGGGCAAAGGGAAGGCAGATAGAGTTGTTTTACAGCACCAAGCTTTTATTGAACGGATAAAAAATCTGAATATATCCGATGACCCGGGTGTTAATGCAGTTCTAAAATTTATGGAAAAAGAAACAGCGAATGCTCTTGCTGCGTCTTCCTATGCTGAAGAGATTCGTGCTAGTTGCCCATTTATGAGCTTTCGTCTGAATACCGATGTCGATTTGGTTTGTCAGAGACAAACTGTTATATCACGAATTAAAAGTGAAAATTCAGATGGTGCAGGAAGATCTGGTTTTTGTCTTATTACAGGGGATACCGGAGAGCTTGCTGTTTTACAGCCGTCAATTAAGGGGGTTAGAGGAACCAACACTACTGGGGGCAATATAGTCTCTTTTAATTTAGCCTCGTTCAATTCATTCGGAAAAGAACAAGGTCAAAATGCCCCAATGGGCAAAATGGGAAGTTTTGCTTATACAACAGCGTTAAATCATTTACTAGGAAAAGACTCCCAACAGAAGTTGCAGATCGGTGATGCAACCACAATTTTCTGGTCTGATAAAGACTCTCATATTGAGAATGATTTTGCTGCTTGGTTTGATGAACCGGAAAAAAACAACCCAGACCAGCATATTGAAAAAGTCAGGTCATTATTGCTTGCTGTCGACAAAGGCCATCTCCCACCGGAAGATAAGCAAACCAGATTTTTTGTGTTAGGGCTTTCTCCAAACTCCGCTCGAATTTCTATTCGTTTCTGGCATGTCGGTACAGTTGCTGAATTTTCAATCAGAATTGCCGGTCACTTTCATGATCTCAGCATCGTCCATAAACCTTCAGAAAAAGAATATCTGTCGATGTGGTCGCTGCTAAGATCTATTGCCGCATTGGGGAAAACAGAAAATATTCCGCCTAATTTAGCTGGAGAATGGATGAGTACCATTCTGAGCGGCAGTCCATATCCACACTCATTGTTGCAGGCAGCAATTCGTCGCATACAGGCTGAACGCCATGTCAGCTACGAACGCGCAGCCATTATTAAGGCCTGCCTCAACCGTAAAGCACGTTTTCAATCTAATCCTGATAAGGAGATTGCTGTGTCACTGGATAAAGAAAATACCAATCCGGGTTACCGTATAGGTCGTTTGTTCGCGATTCTTGAAAAAATACAGGAAGAGTCCAGCCCTGGTATCAATGCCACTATTCGGGATCGTTACTATGCGGCTGCATCAGGTACACCAGCCAGTGTTTTCCCTATATTAATGCGTATGAAAAACCACCATTTAGGCAAACTGGAAAAAGGGCGGGAAATATTTTTTGAAAGGTTGTTAGGTGAGGTGATGTCTGGATTATCTGCCAACGGATTTCCACCACAATTAAGCCTTGATGATCAAGGGCGTTTTGCAATTGGCTATTACCAGCAGCGCCAAGCATTTTTTACCAAAAATGATACCAATCATTCACTGAATTCTGAGCAAGGAGCTTAA
- the cas7c gene encoding type I-C CRISPR-associated protein Cas7/Csd2: MAISNRYDFVLLFDVKDGNPNGDPDAGNLPRIDAETGRGLVTDVCLKRKVRNFVQLTHSNDPGLYIFVKSKEISGEETVLNRVIREAHEELGHDLTAKVDADGRKREKDGKAQGSEVAKARKFLCDNFFDIRTFGAVMSTGPNAGQVRGPVQITFARSFDPIVVSEHSLTVSAARMEEKGYDEQVGIQGRKFTVPYGLYMAHGFVSANLADQTGFNENDLSLLWQALSSMFEHDRSAARGLMATRGLYVFKHDSKLGNAPAHDLFDRVGVKKIAQGPARQFSDYQVQINEQNMPEGVVLQRVLG; this comes from the coding sequence ATGGCTATTTCTAACCGTTACGATTTTGTTCTTTTATTTGATGTAAAAGACGGTAATCCGAATGGCGATCCTGATGCAGGCAACTTGCCGCGTATTGATGCTGAAACGGGGCGAGGTTTGGTGACCGATGTTTGTTTGAAACGCAAAGTGCGTAACTTTGTTCAGTTAACACATAGTAATGACCCGGGATTGTATATATTTGTCAAATCTAAAGAAATCTCTGGTGAAGAAACTGTTTTAAATAGGGTCATTCGCGAAGCACACGAAGAACTTGGACATGATTTGACAGCTAAAGTAGATGCTGATGGTCGTAAAAGAGAAAAAGACGGAAAGGCTCAAGGTAGTGAAGTCGCAAAGGCCAGAAAATTTCTTTGTGACAACTTTTTCGATATTAGAACATTTGGTGCAGTAATGAGTACAGGCCCTAATGCTGGCCAAGTCAGAGGTCCTGTTCAGATCACGTTTGCACGTTCTTTTGATCCTATTGTTGTTTCAGAGCATTCACTAACAGTGTCTGCAGCCAGAATGGAAGAAAAGGGATATGACGAACAAGTTGGTATACAAGGCCGCAAGTTCACTGTGCCATATGGACTTTATATGGCTCATGGTTTCGTTTCAGCTAACCTAGCCGATCAAACTGGGTTTAATGAAAATGATTTGTCATTGTTGTGGCAGGCACTGTCATCGATGTTTGAACATGATCGCTCGGCTGCCAGAGGCTTGATGGCAACCCGAGGCTTATATGTATTTAAACATGACAGTAAATTAGGTAATGCGCCTGCACATGATTTATTTGACCGTGTTGGTGTCAAAAAAATAGCGCAAGGACCAGCCCGCCAATTCTCAGATTATCAGGTTCAGATAAACGAACAGAATATGCCTGAAGGGGTGGTGTTACAGCGAGTACTGGGCTAA
- the cas4 gene encoding CRISPR-associated protein Cas4 gives MDQCLIPLSALQHYAFCPRQCALIHNEQVWSDNFLTAQGMVLHERVDSGEPESRRGVRYERGVLVTAPSLGLTGKLDLVECVVATGELFPVEYKRGKPKPSDWDELQLCAQALCLEEMTGSSVTQGALWYHQTRHRHPVQFSTQLREHTLEVISQVRKMLESGGTPKAQYGKHCKACSLIDLCQPLLTAKDQSLTYQQRLFRTDTVYEETSE, from the coding sequence ATGGACCAATGCCTTATCCCTCTTTCAGCTTTGCAGCACTATGCCTTTTGCCCACGGCAATGTGCGCTTATCCATAATGAGCAGGTATGGTCAGATAATTTCCTGACCGCACAGGGTATGGTACTTCATGAGAGGGTGGATAGTGGCGAGCCTGAGTCAAGGAGAGGTGTTAGGTATGAGAGGGGAGTGCTGGTGACCGCTCCCAGCCTAGGTTTAACAGGCAAACTAGATTTGGTTGAATGCGTTGTAGCTACCGGTGAACTGTTTCCTGTTGAATATAAAAGAGGTAAACCTAAACCTAGTGATTGGGATGAACTTCAGCTTTGCGCACAGGCTTTATGTCTAGAGGAAATGACTGGATCGTCGGTAACGCAAGGGGCACTTTGGTATCACCAGACTCGACATCGTCATCCGGTTCAATTCAGCACGCAACTACGTGAACATACACTTGAAGTTATTTCCCAAGTAAGAAAAATGCTCGAGAGTGGTGGTACGCCTAAAGCTCAATATGGTAAGCACTGTAAGGCGTGTAGTCTGATAGATTTGTGTCAACCGCTGTTAACAGCGAAAGATCAAAGTCTCACCTATCAGCAGCGACTTTTTAGAACGGATACAGTTTATGAAGAAACTTCAGAATAA
- the cas1c gene encoding type I-C CRISPR-associated endonuclease Cas1c: MKKLQNNLYINTQGAYLHKERETLVVEINRQKAAQLPIHGISGIFCFGNVLVSPQVMGFCGEHGVHMALFTEYGRFLARIQGKQSGNVLLRRAQFKLVDENAASIARNIVAAKIQAQKQVLQRQQRNHGIQQSLTEQITALNHILDTLKVTGDIDKIRGYEGDAAARYFSVFDQLLSDKARGFSFSGRVRRPPTDPINALLSFLYSILGNDISAALQGVGLDPQVGFLHCERPGRDSLALDLLEEFRAFIADRLVLSLLNRQQIKPDDFDVSASGSVCLKDAARKLVLQEYQAKKQQKIRHLFLNEEVDIGLLPHVQAMLLARHIRGDLECYPPFMSK; encoded by the coding sequence ATGAAGAAACTTCAGAATAACTTGTATATCAATACGCAAGGTGCTTATCTCCATAAAGAGCGAGAGACCTTAGTTGTTGAGATTAACCGACAAAAAGCAGCACAGTTGCCGATTCATGGTATCAGCGGCATTTTTTGCTTTGGTAATGTATTGGTATCACCTCAGGTGATGGGATTTTGTGGTGAGCATGGTGTTCATATGGCCTTATTCACAGAATATGGACGTTTTCTGGCTCGAATACAAGGCAAGCAATCCGGCAATGTTTTGTTGCGGCGAGCTCAATTTAAGCTGGTGGATGAAAACGCTGCATCTATCGCCCGGAATATTGTCGCGGCCAAGATCCAAGCGCAAAAACAGGTATTGCAACGACAGCAGCGTAACCATGGTATTCAGCAATCGTTAACCGAACAAATTACAGCACTAAACCATATTCTGGATACTTTGAAGGTGACGGGCGATATAGATAAGATTCGGGGCTATGAAGGGGATGCTGCCGCACGTTATTTTTCGGTATTTGATCAATTGCTATCGGATAAGGCTAGGGGATTTAGTTTTTCCGGTCGGGTTCGCAGACCACCGACAGACCCAATCAACGCATTGCTTTCATTTTTATATTCAATATTAGGTAATGATATCAGTGCTGCACTTCAAGGGGTGGGTTTAGATCCGCAAGTAGGGTTTCTACATTGTGAGCGTCCAGGCAGAGATAGTTTAGCACTGGATCTATTGGAGGAATTTCGAGCTTTTATTGCAGATAGATTAGTCTTATCTCTGCTTAACCGGCAGCAGATCAAACCAGATGATTTTGATGTATCAGCCTCAGGTTCAGTTTGCCTGAAGGATGCAGCCAGAAAGCTGGTGTTGCAGGAGTATCAAGCAAAAAAACAACAGAAAATCCGTCACTTATTTTTAAATGAAGAAGTCGATATAGGGTTACTTCCTCATGTCCAGGCTATGTTGTTAGCTCGTCATATCCGAGGCGATCTGGAATGTTATCCCCCATTTATGAGTAAGTAA
- the cas2 gene encoding CRISPR-associated endonuclease Cas2 has protein sequence MVLITYDVALNSESGSTRLRHIAKICQDYGTRVQYSVFECEVDPAQWVELKAKLFREYDKEIDSLRFYMLGKNWRGKVEHHGAKPAVDLFADTLII, from the coding sequence ATGGTACTTATCACTTACGATGTCGCATTGAATTCAGAGTCAGGTAGCACGCGGTTAAGACATATCGCAAAAATATGCCAAGACTATGGTACTAGGGTGCAATACTCAGTATTTGAGTGTGAGGTTGATCCCGCCCAGTGGGTCGAGCTGAAAGCCAAATTATTCCGGGAATATGACAAAGAGATTGATAGTCTTCGCTTCTATATGTTGGGGAAAAATTGGCGTGGCAAGGTAGAACATCACGGAGCCAAACCTGCTGTCGACTTATTTGCTGATACTCTCATCATTTAG
- a CDS encoding nucleotidyl transferase AbiEii/AbiGii toxin family protein, which yields MMDRQSHYYRQVQLLLQIIPFVAQHDCFALKGGTAINLFVRDFPRLSVDIDLVFLPMVDRQDALQTIKDNLNTLAANITEQIVHTRVTSSFQDKADALRLLVEKDGVQIKIELSPVLRGTVYEPQIISVCESVEDEFGFAEIAVVSFEDLYAGKICAALDRQHPRDLFDIKQLLDNEGITDKLRKALLVYIISHPRPITELLRPHFKDISNIYEGEFRNMAEHDIPLADLANAREQLVNIINNELTQEERKFLLSFKNREPDWSLLGLPNIDKLPAVRWKLQNIGKMSPQKHADAYNQLKKRLGI from the coding sequence ATGATGGATCGACAAAGTCATTACTACCGCCAGGTTCAACTTCTACTGCAAATCATACCCTTTGTTGCCCAACATGATTGTTTTGCTCTGAAAGGTGGAACAGCCATTAATTTATTCGTTCGTGACTTTCCACGTCTGTCGGTAGATATCGATCTGGTTTTTCTACCTATGGTGGATAGGCAAGATGCTTTACAGACCATCAAGGATAATCTCAATACCCTAGCGGCCAATATCACAGAACAAATTGTTCATACTCGGGTTACTAGCTCATTTCAGGATAAAGCCGATGCCTTGCGTCTGCTGGTGGAGAAGGATGGCGTTCAAATCAAAATTGAACTCTCACCTGTATTACGAGGCACCGTTTACGAGCCTCAAATCATCTCTGTCTGTGAGTCCGTTGAAGACGAATTTGGTTTCGCAGAAATTGCCGTGGTGAGTTTTGAAGATTTATATGCAGGAAAAATCTGTGCTGCACTTGATCGCCAGCATCCCCGAGATCTCTTCGACATAAAACAATTACTTGATAACGAAGGAATTACAGATAAGCTTCGCAAAGCACTTCTGGTGTACATCATCAGTCATCCTCGTCCTATCACGGAACTACTCAGACCCCATTTCAAAGACATTTCCAATATCTATGAAGGGGAATTTCGCAACATGGCAGAACACGATATACCTCTTGCTGACCTTGCAAATGCACGAGAGCAATTGGTAAACATCATCAATAACGAACTGACACAAGAAGAACGAAAATTTTTATTATCATTCAAAAATCGTGAACCAGACTGGTCTCTGTTAGGGCTTCCGAATATCGACAAACTACCAGCAGTGCGCTGGAAATTGCAAAACATTGGAAAGATGTCACCCCAAAAGCATGCTGATGCCTATAACCAGCTTAAAAAAAGACTGGGAATATAA
- a CDS encoding type IV toxin-antitoxin system AbiEi family antitoxin domain-containing protein, translating into MLNTEARRQLQKVLPLDMIATKSWLEAQGFSLHFLDNAVRNHTLLPLVAGVYARQEMRLSWKGIVTSLQIMSDLAIHLGGLSALELEGLGHYMSIGNTPRIQLYSDTALPRWLNRIDIPAQFEWHGTRRLWPQAVMQDRKYLRQNTWQASCPPLHYSCPEKAVLELLADVPKKISFEHADQLMQGMSNLSPRKLDALLKACDSIKVKRLFLWLAEKHQHAWFKHLAPDQYELGTGKRLIAKGGRLEPTWQITVPKEM; encoded by the coding sequence ATGCTGAACACAGAAGCCAGACGACAGTTACAAAAAGTGCTTCCTTTAGATATGATCGCCACTAAATCATGGCTGGAAGCACAAGGATTTAGCCTGCACTTTTTAGATAATGCGGTACGAAATCACACTCTGCTCCCTCTTGTGGCTGGCGTTTATGCCAGACAGGAAATGCGGCTATCCTGGAAAGGCATCGTAACCTCTTTACAAATAATGTCTGATCTAGCGATCCATCTCGGTGGCTTGAGCGCATTAGAACTCGAAGGCCTCGGACACTATATGTCCATAGGGAACACGCCCAGAATACAGCTCTATTCCGATACAGCACTTCCCCGGTGGCTGAACAGAATCGATATTCCCGCACAATTTGAATGGCATGGTACACGCCGCTTATGGCCACAGGCAGTGATGCAAGATCGCAAATATCTCCGACAAAACACTTGGCAAGCGTCATGCCCTCCTCTCCATTATTCATGTCCAGAAAAAGCCGTTCTTGAGCTCTTAGCCGATGTACCCAAAAAAATCAGTTTTGAACATGCAGACCAACTGATGCAGGGAATGTCGAACCTGTCACCTCGCAAGTTGGACGCCTTATTAAAAGCATGTGACAGCATCAAAGTAAAACGACTCTTCCTCTGGCTTGCTGAGAAACACCAACATGCTTGGTTCAAACATTTGGCCCCAGATCAATATGAGCTGGGAACTGGCAAACGACTGATTGCTAAAGGCGGCAGACTAGAACCAACTTGGCAAATTACCGTGCCTAAGGAAATGTGA
- a CDS encoding site-specific integrase: protein MPKDELQLFWQALDHAISGGGSLAAGGNGIASSAVLSHSIANVLRLLILTGVRRSEAAEMRWDQIDGDRWTIPETKNGKSHIVTLHPLALSLLKRQRILSESNYAFESTSKPGSPITGDAITRALERVRLKYCAEIERFSPHDLRRSVATGCAEYLDAPERLIELLLNHVPRDRLIRTYQVGQRAEKLRNLFLYWGDFIEQNVTKFSDVRADNVIQIKFGQN, encoded by the coding sequence TTGCCTAAAGATGAATTACAACTTTTTTGGCAAGCTCTTGATCATGCAATTTCTGGTGGTGGTTCATTGGCTGCTGGTGGCAATGGCATAGCATCCAGTGCAGTACTATCTCATTCCATTGCCAATGTCTTACGTCTACTTATTCTCACTGGTGTTCGTCGTTCTGAAGCTGCGGAAATGCGTTGGGATCAAATCGATGGTGATCGCTGGACGATCCCTGAAACCAAAAATGGTAAAAGCCATATTGTAACATTGCACCCTCTTGCTCTATCGCTTCTGAAACGTCAAAGAATTTTATCTGAAAGCAATTACGCCTTTGAATCCACCAGCAAGCCAGGTTCACCAATTACTGGAGATGCAATTACACGGGCATTAGAACGAGTTCGGCTAAAATATTGTGCAGAGATTGAAAGGTTTTCTCCACATGATTTGCGTCGGAGTGTTGCGACTGGTTGTGCAGAATATCTTGATGCACCGGAACGATTAATTGAGCTGTTATTGAACCATGTACCAAGAGATCGATTGATTCGAACCTATCAAGTGGGTCAGAGGGCTGAAAAACTAAGAAATCTATTCTTGTACTGGGGAGATTTCATTGAGCAGAACGTTACTAAGTTCTCTGACGTCAGGGCAGATAATGTCATTCAGATTAAATTTGGACAGAACTGA
- a CDS encoding PhoH family protein, whose amino-acid sequence MDCDERKLFVLDTNVLLHEPLSIYSFQEHDIVIPMTVLEELDNIKDRQKDVSREARVAIRTLEDVFRDATPEQITSGICLTEKTSGAGCCGLISIFSDHHLPGGEEVFTSKEADNRIINLALHLQKVRKDRVVVLVTKDINMRLKAKGAGLEKVEDYRTDQLIDDIRLLAKGFQKIDGAFWDKVGQCETVSYGRDVHHQIDETILPGTHINQYLIDEAQTFAGRVQKHEDGKLFIKDIGYERLMNRHAWGVHPKNVYQGMALDALLDPTIDLVILTGPAGCGKTLLAMAAALELVIERGIYERIIVTRNTPEIAESIGFLPGTEEEKMLPWLAAVTDTLEVLHKHDESRETSLQYIMEKANIQFKSVNFMRGRSFQNTFVLLDECQNLTASQLKTIITRCGEGTKIVCSGNLAQIDSNYLTPVTSGLTYIVERFKNFEGSANIFLNGVIRSRLASFAEENL is encoded by the coding sequence ATGGATTGCGATGAACGTAAACTATTTGTCCTCGATACCAACGTGCTGTTGCACGAACCTCTGTCCATCTACTCCTTTCAGGAACACGACATTGTCATTCCGATGACGGTGCTCGAAGAGCTTGATAACATCAAAGATCGGCAAAAAGATGTCAGTCGCGAAGCGCGGGTGGCGATCCGTACGCTGGAAGATGTGTTTCGCGATGCCACGCCGGAGCAAATTACCAGTGGTATTTGTTTGACCGAAAAAACCAGCGGCGCAGGCTGCTGTGGTTTGATCTCCATTTTCAGCGATCACCATTTACCGGGCGGGGAAGAGGTCTTTACCAGTAAAGAAGCCGACAATCGGATCATCAATCTGGCACTTCACCTGCAAAAAGTCCGTAAAGATCGCGTTGTCGTGCTGGTGACCAAAGACATCAACATGCGCCTGAAAGCTAAAGGGGCGGGGTTGGAAAAGGTTGAGGATTATCGTACCGACCAATTGATCGATGATATTCGCCTGCTGGCAAAAGGTTTTCAAAAAATAGACGGCGCCTTCTGGGATAAAGTGGGCCAGTGTGAAACGGTCTCTTATGGTCGTGATGTTCATCATCAGATTGATGAAACCATCTTGCCGGGGACGCACATTAATCAGTATCTGATTGATGAGGCGCAAACTTTTGCCGGGCGGGTACAAAAACACGAAGACGGCAAATTATTCATCAAAGATATCGGTTACGAGCGTCTGATGAATCGTCATGCCTGGGGGGTACATCCAAAAAACGTTTATCAGGGAATGGCGCTGGATGCCTTGCTCGACCCAACCATTGATCTGGTGATCCTCACCGGGCCGGCCGGTTGTGGTAAAACGCTGCTGGCGATGGCTGCCGCATTGGAACTGGTTATCGAACGTGGCATTTATGAACGGATTATCGTGACCCGCAACACGCCGGAAATTGCGGAAAGTATCGGTTTTCTGCCCGGCACCGAAGAAGAAAAAATGCTGCCGTGGCTAGCCGCTGTCACCGATACGCTGGAGGTCTTACATAAGCATGATGAAAGCCGTGAAACTTCGCTGCAATACATCATGGAGAAAGCCAACATCCAGTTTAAATCAGTGAATTTCATGCGTGGCCGTAGTTTTCAAAACACCTTTGTTTTATTGGATGAGTGCCAAAATCTCACCGCATCACAATTAAAAACCATCATTACCCGCTGTGGTGAAGGCACTAAAATTGTCTGCTCCGGTAACTTGGCGCAGATCGATTCTAACTATCTGACCCCGGTAACATCCGGTCTGACCTATATTGTGGAACGTTTCAAAAACTTTGAAGGTAGCGCCAATATCTTCTTAAATGGCGTTATTAGAAGTCGATTGGCCTCGTTTGCCGAAGAGAATTTGTAA
- the thiQ gene encoding thiamine ABC transporter ATP-binding protein, translating to MMLLVEQLQTQRQGRSFEFSLRLQPGEIGLLLGRSGSGKSTLLEMLAGFVPFTAGTLLADGQNIATLPPAARPFTMLFQQHNLFEHLTVRQNIGLGLRSNLKLSRLEQNALQQAAERLQISELLDRLPTSLSGGQQQRVALARCLVRRKPYLLLDEPFSALDPALRQEMMQEVRMLATEQRIGVLLVSHQPQEAKDLADWLGFVDDGKLAFIAPMDALQEPPSRAFAAYLGL from the coding sequence ATGATGTTATTGGTCGAACAGTTACAAACCCAACGGCAAGGGCGCTCGTTTGAGTTTTCATTGCGCCTGCAACCGGGCGAAATAGGCTTATTGTTGGGGCGCTCCGGTAGCGGTAAATCGACTTTATTGGAAATGCTCGCCGGGTTTGTACCGTTCACCGCCGGAACCCTGCTCGCCGATGGTCAGAATATCGCCACGCTACCACCAGCTGCACGCCCATTTACCATGCTGTTCCAACAGCACAATCTGTTTGAACATTTAACCGTGCGCCAGAATATCGGGCTAGGCTTACGGTCTAATCTGAAATTATCACGTCTGGAGCAAAACGCATTGCAGCAGGCGGCAGAACGCTTACAGATCAGCGAATTACTCGATCGTTTACCGACCTCACTTTCTGGTGGGCAACAACAACGTGTCGCGTTAGCGCGTTGTCTGGTACGACGTAAACCCTATCTGTTACTGGATGAGCCCTTCTCGGCACTTGACCCTGCTTTGCGTCAGGAGATGATGCAGGAGGTGAGAATGTTGGCGACAGAACAACGTATTGGTGTGCTGTTGGTATCGCATCAACCACAAGAAGCGAAAGATCTGGCGGATTGGCTGGGATTTGTCGATGACGGGAAACTGGCCTTTATCGCGCCGATGGACGCACTACAAGAGCCACCGAGTCGTGCCTTCGCCGCTTACCTAGGGCTGTAG